A stretch of the Streptomyces ortus genome encodes the following:
- a CDS encoding TetR/AcrR family transcriptional regulator: MPRDPQRPLRADAQRNREKILAAAVRVFSEEGLDAHYERIAREAGVGSGTLYRNFPTREALVEAAYRSELARLCDAVPGLLAAMPPHEALRAWTRHFMDYVTAKFGMADALQAVVAAGTNPYNESHQMIQAALASLMEAGTTAGEIRSDISPADMFAALTGIALTSADPGRRDQAERLIDLTLDGLRPVPPKPPTAVAPTGEPGPVTP, from the coding sequence ATGCCCCGCGACCCACAGCGTCCGCTACGGGCCGACGCCCAGCGCAACCGGGAGAAGATCCTGGCCGCCGCCGTGCGCGTCTTCAGCGAAGAGGGGCTGGACGCCCACTACGAACGCATCGCCAGGGAAGCAGGCGTGGGCAGCGGCACCCTCTACCGCAACTTCCCCACGCGCGAGGCCCTCGTCGAGGCGGCCTACCGCAGCGAACTGGCCCGACTGTGCGACGCCGTCCCCGGCCTGCTGGCCGCCATGCCACCGCACGAGGCCCTGCGTGCGTGGACGCGGCACTTCATGGACTACGTCACGGCCAAGTTCGGCATGGCCGACGCCCTGCAGGCTGTGGTCGCCGCAGGCACCAACCCGTACAACGAGAGCCATCAGATGATCCAGGCCGCCCTTGCCTCCCTCATGGAAGCCGGTACCACGGCAGGTGAGATCCGCTCCGACATCAGCCCGGCCGACATGTTCGCCGCCCTCACCGGCATCGCCCTCACCTCGGCCGACCCCGGCCGGCGCGATCAGGCCGAACGCCTTATCGACCTCACCCTGGACGGACTGCGCCCCGTCCCGCCGAAGCCGCCGACTGCCGTCGCTCCTACCGGTGAGCCTGGGCCTGTGACGCCGTGA
- a CDS encoding ABC transporter permease, with product MADTLAGLRKSAGIALLATRMNFRSHLVHPGEVLLANLGALVQAVSGAAVFMLALSASGDIHGWTLAEWAVLTGFTTVARALWNTVFFGTLDIPDMVRTGELDHYLVRPASPLALILFSKVDTDVWIEIVVGGAMLGTALHLSGADVSPAVLVFVPLALIGAALVFAAMHLAVTALSFWLRQDAMLSMLIWRLDSFSQLPMSFYPKWLLTVFSTVVPFAFVGYYPCLYILGKTDSPFVWALPLAGPLLFLPAVLLWRRGVDRYSSTGS from the coding sequence GTGGCTGACACCCTGGCCGGACTGCGGAAGTCCGCCGGAATCGCGCTGCTCGCCACCCGGATGAACTTCCGGAGCCATCTGGTGCACCCCGGTGAGGTCCTGCTCGCGAACCTCGGTGCCTTGGTCCAGGCGGTCTCCGGAGCGGCCGTCTTCATGCTGGCCCTGTCCGCGTCGGGCGACATCCATGGCTGGACGCTCGCCGAGTGGGCGGTGCTCACGGGGTTCACCACCGTGGCACGCGCGTTGTGGAACACCGTCTTCTTCGGCACCCTCGACATCCCGGACATGGTGCGCACCGGTGAACTCGACCATTATCTGGTCCGCCCGGCCAGCCCGTTGGCGCTCATCCTGTTCTCCAAGGTCGACACGGACGTGTGGATCGAGATCGTCGTCGGCGGCGCCATGCTGGGCACCGCCCTGCATCTCAGCGGAGCAGACGTCTCCCCGGCGGTACTGGTCTTCGTCCCCCTGGCTTTGATCGGGGCCGCGCTCGTCTTCGCGGCCATGCATCTCGCCGTCACGGCACTGTCGTTCTGGCTGCGCCAGGACGCGATGCTGAGCATGCTCATCTGGCGACTGGACAGCTTCTCGCAGCTACCGATGAGCTTCTACCCCAAGTGGCTGCTGACCGTTTTCTCCACGGTCGTGCCGTTCGCCTTCGTCGGCTACTACCCCTGCCTCTACATCCTCGGCAAGACCGACTCACCGTTCGTCTGGGCCCTGCCCCTGGCGGGACCGCTGCTGTTCCTGCCGGCGGTACTCCTGTGGCGGCGCGGGGTCGACCGCTATTCCAGCACCGGTTCTTGA
- a CDS encoding protein-ADP-ribose hydrolase, with product MPTPALQLTDYRAAIALDDPFPTAPNLTLSVQPARLVRTALSRLSKDPATTATGWGLGAGDADQLDDATARRLLRAVLTVRPPGPLPADVSQVLDVLLNSEREARTVTDPNRLPLITEEFPGTATSYRAAGRTVLWQGDITALGAHAIVNAANSAMLGCFAPHHPCIDNAIHSAAGPRLREDCHTITTRQGHPEATGTAKITRGYHLPARYVLHTVGPIVDGPLHPTHERLLAASYRACLDLAAEVQDIRTVAFCGVSTGVFGYPKQPAARTVLNTVADWLDAHPGRLDRVIFNVYASDDRAAYLNALTEGSDAR from the coding sequence GTGCCCACTCCAGCCCTCCAACTCACCGACTACCGCGCAGCGATCGCCCTGGACGATCCGTTCCCGACCGCCCCGAACCTCACCCTGTCCGTGCAACCGGCCCGCCTCGTCCGCACCGCACTGTCCCGGCTGAGCAAGGACCCCGCCACCACGGCTACGGGTTGGGGACTGGGAGCGGGCGACGCGGACCAGCTAGATGACGCGACCGCCCGACGCCTGCTGCGCGCGGTCCTCACCGTTCGCCCACCGGGCCCGCTCCCTGCAGACGTGTCCCAGGTACTGGACGTCCTCCTGAACAGTGAGCGCGAGGCCAGGACCGTGACGGACCCGAACCGCCTTCCTCTCATTACCGAGGAATTCCCCGGCACGGCCACGTCCTACCGGGCCGCGGGACGCACGGTGCTGTGGCAGGGCGACATCACGGCGCTCGGCGCGCACGCGATCGTGAACGCCGCCAACAGCGCCATGCTCGGCTGCTTCGCCCCACACCACCCGTGCATCGACAACGCCATCCACAGCGCGGCGGGCCCCCGCCTGCGCGAGGACTGCCACACGATCACGACCAGGCAGGGCCACCCGGAGGCGACCGGCACTGCCAAGATCACCCGCGGCTACCACCTGCCTGCGCGCTACGTGCTGCACACCGTCGGTCCCATCGTCGACGGCCCCTTGCACCCCACGCACGAACGCCTCCTCGCCGCGTCCTACCGGGCCTGTCTCGACCTCGCCGCCGAGGTGCAGGACATCCGCACGGTGGCGTTCTGCGGTGTCAGTACCGGTGTCTTCGGCTATCCCAAGCAGCCCGCGGCCCGCACCGTCCTGAACACGGTGGCCGACTGGCTCGACGCCCACCCCGGACGCCTGGACCGCGTGATCTTCAACGTGTACGCCTCCGATGACCGCGCCGCCTACCTCAACGCCCTGACCGAAGGGTCCGACGCACGATGA
- a CDS encoding ATP-binding cassette domain-containing protein produces MRIRLESVHRSYRVRRPPESGGRLTRLVRRVSSEVEALHGIDLAIDEGETVGYIGLNGAGKSTTMKLVAGILTPTSGRVTVDGRDPHRHRRQLSAELGYLAAQRASLWWDLPVKDSYELIRRVYDVEPAVFRRRSEDLVSRLDIGRYLDTPVRELSLGNRTRAELVGALLHAPRLLLLDEPTIGLDIFARESICEVLRELRHDTAPTVVMASHDLRDVEAICHRIIMIDDGRLVYDGKIDELRALGGGRRTLKIHHAADHRLPELPELPGLTRIEDRTRTVTTYTFTQGEVPGELLAALFRDPRVDDVQIEAPSLEDLIKDLYLRGT; encoded by the coding sequence ATGAGAATCCGGCTGGAGTCGGTGCACCGCTCCTACCGAGTACGACGTCCTCCGGAGTCGGGGGGCCGCCTCACCCGGCTCGTCCGCAGGGTGAGCAGTGAGGTGGAAGCGCTGCACGGCATCGACCTGGCGATCGACGAGGGTGAGACCGTCGGCTACATCGGGCTCAACGGGGCGGGCAAGTCCACCACCATGAAGCTGGTCGCCGGCATCCTCACGCCGACCTCCGGGCGGGTGACGGTCGACGGCCGCGATCCGCACCGCCACCGCCGACAGCTCTCCGCCGAGCTCGGCTATCTCGCGGCGCAGCGGGCCAGCCTGTGGTGGGACCTGCCGGTGAAGGACTCCTACGAACTGATCCGCCGGGTCTACGACGTCGAGCCGGCCGTGTTCCGGCGACGCAGTGAGGACCTGGTCTCCCGGCTCGACATCGGGCGGTATCTCGACACCCCCGTACGGGAGTTGTCGCTCGGCAACCGCACTCGTGCGGAGTTGGTGGGCGCCCTGCTGCACGCGCCTCGGCTGCTGCTGCTCGACGAGCCGACGATCGGCCTCGACATCTTCGCGCGGGAGAGCATCTGCGAAGTCCTGCGCGAGCTCCGCCACGACACCGCACCCACCGTCGTGATGGCCAGCCACGACCTGCGCGACGTGGAGGCGATCTGCCACCGGATCATCATGATCGACGACGGGCGGCTGGTGTACGACGGGAAGATCGACGAGCTGCGTGCCCTCGGCGGGGGCCGTCGCACCCTGAAGATCCACCACGCGGCGGACCACCGGCTGCCCGAGCTGCCCGAACTCCCCGGCCTCACGCGGATCGAGGACCGAACCCGCACGGTCACCACGTACACCTTCACTCAAGGGGAGGTGCCGGGCGAACTGCTCGCCGCACTGTTCCGCGACCCGCGGGTCGACGATGTGCAGATCGAGGCCCCGAGTCTGGAGGACCTCATCAAGGACCTGTACCTGAGGGGGACCTGA
- a CDS encoding radical SAM protein, with protein sequence MTTMDTTGPARTLHGWQIDLIADMDRPDIRTHGPSAVGRNAGEQDVTIRRHRDRTWIYKTWESDRHPGRFHLYTPTTGKVHGIDARQARLLGAASWEPTGPGDAERAPVPPPTEAEITELALLVRPFEGPGWQFPEVPSDARVDTPRVRVLMLNPTEQCNIRCTYCYYGGAYPGTRPHQTASPQADMVKAAIDLFVTGEKKLEPAQRALYFFGGEPLLAFDQLKEAVLAVEERKKEVGSQPKNLIIQVNSNGMLLTPKIVDFLVEHDIYLNISIDGPNHDRYRVDRRGKGTHERVRERTDWLAENWPEYFASRVAVICVLSAPLDEAALYRYFTEWPTALRALAWDFDLLLPGGEQSYTDFRRMFTEQRRVWDLFVAAHRQNYQEREQSGRYRFSFSHGFLHRSFHRALNQPERDGSPRLGHLLGVQLVPGNDNLVLGSDGTLYSSYEFQSPDFAVGHTDRGVDPLAGVEQLAMFRAAAKAGSCRTCWAAPMCTVTVPEAPFRATDPAETVRDKVTAKRARCMSERENLEQGLRARTDIEEAFGAEVLRGHREDWARQAEGGSRVDYFFDA encoded by the coding sequence ATGACCACCATGGATACGACCGGCCCGGCCCGCACCCTGCACGGTTGGCAGATCGACCTGATCGCCGACATGGACCGCCCCGACATCCGCACGCACGGCCCGTCCGCCGTCGGCCGCAACGCCGGGGAGCAGGACGTCACGATCCGCCGGCACCGGGACCGCACCTGGATCTACAAGACGTGGGAGAGCGACCGCCACCCAGGACGCTTCCATCTGTACACGCCCACGACCGGCAAGGTCCACGGCATCGACGCACGGCAGGCGCGGCTGCTGGGAGCGGCCTCCTGGGAGCCGACCGGCCCGGGGGACGCCGAGCGCGCCCCGGTTCCGCCGCCCACCGAGGCGGAGATCACCGAACTCGCCCTGCTGGTGAGGCCGTTCGAGGGTCCGGGCTGGCAGTTCCCGGAAGTGCCGTCCGACGCGCGTGTGGACACCCCACGGGTGCGGGTACTGATGCTCAATCCCACCGAGCAGTGCAACATCCGCTGCACGTACTGCTATTACGGCGGTGCCTACCCGGGGACCCGTCCGCACCAGACGGCATCCCCGCAGGCGGACATGGTGAAGGCCGCGATCGACCTGTTCGTCACCGGCGAGAAGAAGCTGGAGCCCGCGCAGCGGGCCCTGTACTTCTTCGGCGGTGAGCCGCTGCTGGCCTTCGACCAGCTCAAGGAGGCCGTACTCGCCGTGGAGGAGCGGAAGAAGGAGGTCGGCTCACAGCCGAAGAATCTGATCATCCAGGTCAACTCCAACGGAATGCTGCTGACCCCGAAGATCGTCGACTTCCTGGTCGAGCACGACATCTATCTCAACATCTCCATCGACGGACCCAATCACGACCGCTACCGGGTCGACCGGCGCGGCAAGGGCACCCACGAGCGGGTCCGGGAGCGCACCGACTGGCTCGCCGAGAACTGGCCGGAGTACTTCGCCTCCCGGGTCGCCGTCATCTGCGTACTGTCGGCGCCCCTGGACGAAGCGGCCCTCTACCGGTACTTCACCGAGTGGCCCACCGCACTGCGTGCGCTGGCCTGGGACTTCGATCTGCTGCTGCCGGGCGGTGAGCAGTCCTACACGGACTTCCGGCGCATGTTCACCGAACAACGCCGGGTGTGGGACCTGTTCGTCGCGGCCCACCGGCAGAACTACCAGGAGCGGGAGCAGTCGGGCCGCTACCGCTTCTCCTTCAGCCACGGTTTTCTGCACCGCTCTTTTCACCGGGCGCTGAACCAGCCGGAACGCGACGGTTCCCCGCGGCTCGGACATCTGCTGGGCGTCCAACTCGTCCCGGGTAACGACAACCTCGTGCTCGGTTCGGACGGCACGCTCTACTCGTCGTACGAGTTCCAGTCCCCGGACTTCGCCGTCGGCCACACCGACCGGGGTGTCGACCCGCTGGCCGGCGTCGAGCAGCTGGCCATGTTCCGTGCCGCCGCGAAGGCGGGCTCCTGCCGGACCTGCTGGGCCGCGCCGATGTGCACGGTGACCGTCCCGGAGGCGCCCTTCCGGGCCACGGACCCCGCCGAGACGGTACGCGACAAGGTGACGGCCAAGCGGGCGCGCTGCATGTCGGAGCGGGAGAACCTGGAGCAGGGTCTGCGGGCCCGGACCGACATCGAGGAGGCGTTCGGAGCCGAGGTGCTGCGGGGGCATCGTGAGGACTGGGCCCGGCAGGCGGAAGGGGGCAGCCGCGTTGACTACTTCTTCGACGCGTGA
- a CDS encoding JmjC domain-containing protein: MSRPASELGRALLAEFGPDFVAKQLSNEVVFKRLAPELVQEHFSWHDLNEILARGRTEPAELKLSAESRLLPEHEYMVTRGGHQVVDLTRVFSLMRAGASVIIDSLDRIHPAVRAATDDLMRMVGEMASCNLFVTFDDSKAFNSHYDEVDTFIVQVQGTKHWQVHGPSEAHPLPQYGDNDPARCPRRVVFEKVLEPGDVIHVPRGWWHTVRGGGESSLHLSFVFTRRTGYDWLRWVAYRALHDVDVRESLARAGTPEDQQAQAERVLTAFVKEARGLTLRDFFDSERSGTGGREAAGLPWDVLSARPPAESTVELATVLSPRLDVRDERVVLTAAGQEFALPQAHRVACEVLVEERRLGVGELAERSGTSVAAASALVSALLRAGLVTVTDDGSRRTEGWRAS, translated from the coding sequence ATGTCACGACCTGCCTCGGAGCTCGGCCGGGCGTTGCTGGCCGAATTCGGACCTGACTTCGTCGCGAAGCAACTCAGCAACGAGGTCGTGTTCAAGCGCCTCGCCCCTGAACTGGTTCAGGAGCACTTCTCCTGGCACGACCTCAACGAGATCCTCGCCCGCGGTCGCACGGAACCCGCCGAACTGAAGCTGTCCGCGGAGAGCAGGCTGCTCCCGGAGCACGAGTACATGGTGACGCGCGGAGGGCACCAGGTGGTGGACCTGACCCGTGTCTTCTCGCTCATGCGGGCCGGGGCCAGCGTCATCATCGACTCCCTGGACCGGATCCACCCCGCGGTGCGGGCCGCGACCGACGACCTGATGCGCATGGTCGGCGAGATGGCGTCCTGCAACCTCTTCGTCACCTTCGACGACTCGAAGGCCTTCAACAGTCACTACGACGAGGTGGACACCTTCATCGTCCAAGTACAGGGCACCAAACACTGGCAGGTGCACGGCCCCTCGGAGGCCCACCCGCTGCCGCAGTACGGCGACAACGACCCGGCCCGCTGCCCGCGGCGCGTGGTGTTCGAGAAGGTTCTGGAACCGGGCGACGTGATTCACGTGCCCCGCGGCTGGTGGCACACCGTGCGCGGCGGCGGCGAGTCCAGCCTCCATCTCTCCTTCGTCTTCACCCGCCGCACCGGCTACGACTGGCTGCGCTGGGTGGCGTACCGCGCCCTTCACGACGTCGACGTACGGGAGAGCCTGGCCCGGGCGGGCACCCCCGAGGACCAGCAGGCGCAGGCCGAGCGCGTCCTCACGGCCTTCGTGAAGGAGGCGAGGGGCCTGACGCTGCGGGACTTCTTCGACAGCGAGCGGAGCGGTACGGGCGGCCGGGAAGCCGCCGGACTGCCCTGGGACGTGCTCTCGGCGCGCCCGCCGGCCGAGTCGACGGTCGAGCTGGCGACCGTCCTGTCTCCCCGACTCGACGTCAGGGACGAGCGCGTGGTGCTCACCGCCGCGGGTCAGGAGTTCGCCCTGCCGCAGGCCCATCGCGTGGCGTGCGAGGTGCTCGTCGAGGAACGCCGGCTCGGCGTCGGCGAGTTGGCCGAGCGTTCGGGCACCTCGGTGGCCGCCGCGTCGGCGCTGGTCTCCGCGTTGCTGCGGGCCGGACTGGTCACCGTCACCGATGACGGATCGCGGCGCACCGAAGGCTGGCGGGCCTCGTGA
- a CDS encoding ABC transporter permease, whose product MTSARRAWQAHRAVAGVQVKLAFRYRTRAFAQGVGALLLIGLQVALWAAVYAGSDDSTRAGWLTLHQTTVYAAAGTVWVLCVPGLTLARQLETKIRDGRIVTELLMPTGFLSQWFSTALGRTFGVTTLVGVPAILVAGTLLYPFSLDPGYVGRLLLTVAVAFVILFDFSYLIGLSAFFLRRVDGLNEVREALLLLLGGSMMPISLYPGPLRDAAVWTPFVHGFYTPLGTLVRDPFVDGRVITLGACWAVVLTVASVVCTRIALRRLVIAGG is encoded by the coding sequence ATGACGTCCGCACGGCGGGCATGGCAAGCCCATCGGGCGGTCGCCGGCGTCCAGGTCAAACTCGCCTTCCGCTACCGGACCAGAGCCTTCGCCCAGGGCGTGGGCGCCCTGCTGCTGATCGGCCTTCAGGTGGCGCTGTGGGCGGCCGTGTACGCCGGCAGCGACGACTCCACACGAGCGGGCTGGCTGACCCTGCACCAGACGACGGTCTACGCGGCGGCCGGCACCGTCTGGGTGCTGTGTGTCCCCGGTCTCACGCTGGCCCGCCAGCTGGAGACGAAGATCAGGGACGGTCGGATCGTGACCGAACTGCTGATGCCCACGGGATTCCTGTCCCAGTGGTTCTCCACCGCCCTCGGCCGCACGTTCGGTGTCACCACCCTCGTCGGCGTGCCCGCGATACTCGTCGCAGGGACGCTCCTGTACCCCTTCAGCCTTGACCCCGGCTACGTCGGGCGGCTCCTGCTGACGGTCGCCGTCGCCTTCGTCATCCTGTTCGACTTCAGTTACCTGATCGGCCTGTCCGCTTTTTTCCTCCGTCGTGTCGACGGGCTCAACGAGGTCCGCGAGGCCCTGCTGCTCCTGCTCGGCGGTTCGATGATGCCCATCTCCCTCTACCCGGGTCCGCTACGGGACGCGGCGGTCTGGACGCCGTTCGTGCATGGCTTCTACACCCCGCTCGGCACGCTCGTGCGGGACCCGTTCGTGGACGGCCGGGTGATCACCCTGGGCGCGTGCTGGGCGGTCGTGCTGACCGTCGCGAGTGTTGTCTGTACCCGGATCGCCCTACGGAGGCTGGTGATCGCCGGTGGCTGA
- a CDS encoding SDR family oxidoreductase: MSGIAGKVVAITGAGGGIGEATALLLAERGADVVLGARRAHRLEALAARIERAGGRAAWVRTDVKRRADLDGLVRVARERFGKIDVLVSNAGVGLISSLDELRVEDWEEMIDVNLKGVLYGIAAALPVFREQGFGHFVHTASVAGLSISPTMSVYAGTKNAVRAVSEGLRQEAGDRLRVTVVSPGFVRTDFADPMLPALREQIVERMEEMGLSPDAVARAIAFAIEQPEGVDVGDIVVRPTAQA, translated from the coding sequence ATGTCGGGAATCGCGGGCAAGGTCGTGGCCATCACAGGCGCGGGCGGAGGTATCGGCGAGGCAACCGCGCTCCTGCTCGCCGAGCGGGGCGCCGACGTCGTTCTGGGAGCGCGTCGTGCGCATCGCCTGGAGGCGTTGGCCGCCCGCATCGAGCGGGCCGGCGGCCGGGCGGCCTGGGTCCGCACGGATGTGAAGCGGCGCGCGGATCTCGACGGCCTCGTCCGCGTGGCGCGCGAGCGCTTCGGAAAGATCGACGTCCTGGTCAGCAATGCGGGCGTCGGCCTGATCTCCTCTTTGGACGAACTGCGCGTCGAGGACTGGGAGGAGATGATCGACGTCAATCTCAAGGGCGTGCTGTACGGGATCGCGGCCGCCCTGCCCGTCTTCCGTGAGCAGGGGTTCGGGCACTTCGTCCACACGGCGTCCGTTGCGGGGCTGAGCATCAGCCCCACGATGTCGGTGTACGCCGGCACGAAGAACGCCGTCCGTGCCGTCTCCGAGGGGCTTCGGCAGGAGGCGGGGGACAGGCTGCGGGTGACCGTCGTCTCCCCGGGCTTCGTCCGCACCGACTTCGCGGACCCCATGCTCCCGGCGCTGCGGGAGCAGATCGTCGAGCGGATGGAGGAGATGGGGCTCTCGCCCGACGCGGTGGCACGCGCCATCGCGTTCGCCATCGAGCAGCCCGAGGGCGTCGACGTCGGAGACATCGTCGTCCGCCCCACCGCCCAGGCCTGA
- a CDS encoding NAD-dependent protein deacetylase of SIR2 family → MNHQPSTLRTQASTIRGWLDGADRVLITAGAGLSAAAGYDYGDTDRFQELFPALYRLGLRSRYLVGVPLPSARLWGYWAVHIDDIRYGSAPNPLYQRLRTIVGDKDHWVMTSNVDALFARNGFAADRVFTPQGDYGRYQCATPCTSATWDSKPLVDRLLSAYDRDTGIVTDPDALPRCPNCDGRVEINVRIGPEFIDDPYLPAGRRLQEWLNEGATDARLLILEFGAGFNTPGVIRHPGEHLTRHFPRARLVRVNPTHPDIPSDLTGRALSVPADANHLLDALTASQAQAHR, encoded by the coding sequence ATGAACCACCAGCCCTCCACCCTGCGCACCCAGGCCTCAACCATCCGCGGCTGGCTCGACGGGGCCGACCGCGTGCTCATCACGGCCGGCGCCGGACTGAGCGCCGCCGCGGGCTACGACTACGGCGACACCGACCGCTTCCAAGAGCTCTTCCCCGCCCTGTACCGCCTGGGCCTGCGCTCCCGCTATCTCGTCGGCGTACCCCTGCCGTCCGCCCGGCTCTGGGGATACTGGGCCGTCCACATCGACGACATCCGCTACGGTTCCGCCCCCAACCCGCTCTACCAGCGGTTGCGCACCATCGTGGGGGACAAGGACCACTGGGTGATGACCTCCAATGTGGACGCGCTCTTCGCCCGCAACGGCTTCGCGGCAGACCGTGTCTTCACCCCGCAGGGTGACTACGGCCGCTACCAGTGCGCGACTCCCTGCACCTCCGCCACGTGGGACAGCAAGCCCCTGGTCGACAGGCTCCTGTCGGCGTACGACCGGGACACCGGCATCGTCACCGACCCCGACGCCCTGCCCCGCTGCCCGAACTGCGACGGGCGGGTCGAGATCAACGTCCGCATCGGCCCCGAGTTCATCGACGACCCGTACCTGCCCGCGGGCCGGCGTCTGCAGGAGTGGCTGAACGAGGGCGCCACTGACGCCCGCCTGCTGATCCTGGAGTTCGGCGCCGGGTTCAACACCCCCGGCGTCATCCGCCACCCCGGTGAACACCTCACCCGCCACTTCCCGCGTGCCCGCCTGGTCCGCGTGAACCCCACCCACCCCGACATCCCCTCCGACCTGACGGGACGAGCTCTGTCGGTCCCCGCCGACGCCAACCACCTGCTCGACGCGCTCACGGCGTCACAGGCCCAGGCTCACCGGTAG
- a CDS encoding transcription factor jumonji, with product MSPAVAYDASAVLDRLCGPTPTVLRGAGLEWPVYRELREARLRESADRPVTAEDPERRPVNVRFGEVLDELRAERPRGLYLRNQRLSEFDPTLWNLVPRAVRRLNWLLALPAGERPDWAWLMVGGAGTSSPMHVDTMASAAWNLLGSGRKKWSFHSPERSEEWRLLPPGVGVRGSYEVRSIELVQEPGDIVVTPSGWAHEVHNVSGTISVTANFVNRSNLGFARRYFEVLGDTANHEALGAVGAAFDRLDGECAGR from the coding sequence GTGTCCCCCGCTGTCGCGTACGACGCGTCCGCTGTCCTCGATCGTCTCTGCGGGCCCACACCGACCGTGCTGCGCGGGGCCGGTCTGGAGTGGCCGGTGTACCGGGAGCTGCGGGAGGCTCGGCTGCGGGAGTCCGCCGACCGTCCGGTGACCGCGGAGGATCCGGAGCGCCGGCCGGTGAACGTACGGTTCGGGGAGGTCCTCGACGAGCTGCGGGCTGAGCGGCCGCGCGGACTGTATCTGCGCAACCAGCGCCTGTCGGAGTTCGACCCGACCCTGTGGAACCTCGTCCCGCGTGCTGTCCGGCGGCTCAACTGGCTGCTGGCGCTGCCCGCCGGCGAACGCCCGGACTGGGCGTGGCTGATGGTCGGCGGGGCCGGGACCAGCTCTCCCATGCACGTCGACACGATGGCGAGCGCCGCGTGGAACCTGCTCGGATCGGGCCGCAAGAAGTGGAGCTTTCACTCGCCGGAACGCTCCGAGGAATGGCGGCTGCTGCCGCCGGGCGTAGGTGTACGAGGGTCCTACGAGGTCCGGAGCATCGAACTGGTCCAGGAGCCCGGGGACATCGTGGTGACACCGAGCGGCTGGGCCCATGAGGTGCACAACGTCAGCGGCACAATCTCCGTCACCGCCAACTTCGTCAACCGTTCCAACCTCGGCTTCGCCCGACGGTACTTCGAGGTGCTCGGTGACACGGCGAACCACGAGGCACTCGGCGCCGTCGGTGCGGCGTTCGACCGGCTCGACGGCGAATGCGCCGGCCGGTGA
- a CDS encoding arginase family protein — translation MTRAAVRPGAGALGLPAADVDALLSGALTADAVLLGLPSDAGVTSVPGQRHGPEIFRKLSPGHDWTVTDDGALGGVLDPLTGGPVLDGRRVFDLGDLGSVPLDPRVGRATYYRAVTGLAQRLAGTSATPLFIGGDHALSAPVATGLAAEHGPLHMVCFDAHCDYSSRPMPGLADITHGDFLGHLLQTGVLSGCDLYGVRTFLPASWGPFPPNLRCSYAYDFPEPADGEGTATYLSIDLDAIDPAEFPATGHPEAGGYRLRELLAAVEHVCRTRRVVAVDIVEALQDDRENRATSATISTLVMSCLRALLDDHQGATRRR, via the coding sequence GTGACCAGGGCCGCCGTGCGGCCGGGTGCTGGCGCCCTGGGGCTGCCCGCCGCCGATGTGGACGCCCTGCTCTCGGGAGCCCTCACCGCCGACGCGGTCCTGCTGGGGCTGCCCTCCGACGCCGGGGTCACGAGTGTGCCCGGCCAACGTCACGGCCCGGAGATCTTCCGCAAGCTCTCCCCGGGCCACGACTGGACCGTCACCGACGACGGCGCCCTGGGCGGCGTGTTGGACCCGCTGACCGGGGGCCCGGTGCTCGACGGACGCAGGGTGTTCGACCTGGGTGACCTCGGCTCGGTGCCGCTCGACCCCCGAGTGGGTCGGGCCACCTACTACCGGGCGGTGACCGGCCTGGCGCAGCGGCTCGCCGGGACGTCCGCGACTCCGCTGTTCATCGGCGGGGACCACGCGCTGTCCGCCCCGGTCGCCACCGGTCTCGCGGCTGAACACGGGCCCCTGCACATGGTCTGCTTCGACGCCCACTGCGACTACAGCAGCCGCCCGATGCCCGGCCTCGCCGACATCACCCACGGCGACTTCCTCGGACACCTGCTGCAGACCGGAGTGCTCTCCGGGTGCGACCTGTACGGGGTGCGGACCTTCCTTCCGGCCTCGTGGGGGCCGTTTCCGCCGAATCTGCGCTGTTCGTACGCGTACGACTTCCCGGAACCGGCTGACGGGGAGGGCACGGCGACGTATCTCTCGATCGATCTCGACGCGATCGACCCCGCGGAGTTCCCTGCGACCGGGCACCCGGAGGCGGGCGGCTACCGGCTGCGGGAGCTGCTCGCCGCCGTCGAGCACGTCTGCCGTACCCGGCGGGTGGTCGCGGTGGACATCGTGGAGGCCCTCCAGGACGACCGTGAGAACCGTGCCACCAGCGCGACGATCTCGACACTCGTCATGAGCTGTCTGCGGGCACTGCTGGACGACCACCAGGGAGCGACGAGGCGACGATGA